The Deinococcus depolymerans genome has a segment encoding these proteins:
- a CDS encoding F390 synthetase-related protein, with protein MNTLLTLLGALDDARLTFRSRAALDRHQDRLAHDHLRWVAAHSPAVAARFRAAGLPLSRWRELPPTDKAAMLATFDTLNTVGVTLDRALAIGRQAERTRDFTPTLATPAGPVTVGLSTGTSGTQGVFLVSRAEQARWAGTVLRHLLPGGLWGLLRPQRVAFFLRADSPLYRSVRRRQLEFRFFDLLRPLPELAAEAQAYAPTLIVGPPGVLRALHRTGVRLRARVISVAEVLDPDDEAALRDWGDVVQVYQATEGLLALPCPHGSLHLNEAHVHFDLEPLDGGEPLGDGLHRPVITDLRRRAQPFIRHRLDDALRLHPDPCPCGQAARRIHSIAGRQDDALHLPGAAGESVTVWPDFLRGALAAVPGLREYRADQTGPARLTLHLDPHTPDTQAHALRAVRDALHRSHADPTRMILDTRPLDPPPPGTKRRRVTRSWRPA; from the coding sequence GTGAATACGCTGCTGACCCTGCTGGGCGCACTGGACGACGCCCGCCTGACCTTCCGCAGCCGCGCGGCGCTGGACCGCCACCAGGACCGCCTCGCGCACGATCACCTGCGCTGGGTGGCCGCGCACAGCCCCGCCGTCGCCGCCCGCTTCCGCGCCGCCGGACTCCCCCTGAGCCGCTGGCGCGAGCTGCCCCCCACCGACAAGGCCGCCATGCTCGCCACCTTCGACACACTGAACACCGTGGGCGTCACGCTGGACCGCGCGCTGGCGATCGGGCGGCAGGCGGAACGCACCCGCGACTTCACACCCACCCTCGCCACACCCGCCGGACCCGTCACGGTCGGCCTGTCCACCGGCACGAGCGGCACCCAGGGCGTCTTCCTCGTCAGCCGCGCCGAGCAGGCCCGCTGGGCCGGGACCGTCCTGCGCCACCTGCTGCCCGGCGGCCTGTGGGGGCTGCTGCGCCCGCAGCGGGTCGCGTTCTTCCTGCGGGCCGACAGTCCCCTGTACCGCAGCGTGCGCCGCCGCCAGCTGGAGTTCCGCTTCTTCGACCTGCTGCGTCCCCTCCCCGAACTGGCCGCCGAGGCCCAGGCGTACGCGCCCACCCTGATCGTCGGGCCGCCCGGCGTGCTGCGCGCCCTGCACCGCACCGGCGTCCGGCTGCGTGCCCGCGTGATCAGCGTCGCGGAAGTCCTCGACCCCGACGACGAGGCCGCCCTGCGCGACTGGGGCGACGTCGTGCAGGTCTATCAGGCGACCGAGGGCCTGCTGGCCCTGCCGTGCCCGCACGGATCGCTGCACCTGAACGAGGCGCACGTCCACTTCGACCTTGAACCGCTGGATGGTGGGGAACCGCTCGGGGACGGCCTGCACCGCCCGGTCATCACCGACCTGCGCCGCCGCGCGCAGCCGTTCATCCGCCACCGCCTCGACGACGCCCTGCGCCTCCACCCCGACCCGTGCCCCTGCGGGCAGGCCGCGCGCCGCATCCACAGCATCGCCGGGCGGCAGGACGACGCCCTGCACCTCCCCGGCGCGGCAGGGGAGAGCGTGACCGTCTGGCCGGACTTCCTGCGCGGCGCCCTCGCTGCCGTGCCCGGCCTGCGCGAGTACCGCGCCGACCAGACCGGCCCCGCCCGGCTGACCCTGCACCTCGACCCGCACACCCCGGACACCCAGGCGCACGCCCTGCGCGCCGTCCGGGACGCCCTGCACCGCAGCCACGCCGACCCCACCCGCATGATCCTCGACACCCGACCCCTCGACCCACCCCCGCCCGGCACGAAACGCCGCCGTGTCACCCGCAGCTGGAGGCCCGCATGA
- a CDS encoding MBL fold metallo-hydrolase — protein sequence MTVRVVPLRAGSCLNLAAITERGAPWRVQAYPAGFTLILHPTRGPVLFDTGYGADVVAAMRRWPGLIYGLITPVQFGPHDSAREQLRVLGFPPEEVRHVIVSHLHADHVGGLRDFPQATFHLDRRAWEPLRRLRGVRAVRRAYLPELLPDDFEDRCAWLDFKPGGDALHPFPQVADVFGDGLLRAVPLPGHAPGMVGILAQEDAGLTVLAADAAWSVRAGREERPVHPLARVAFHDPALEATSGAALRAFLQANPAARLHVSHDAPEGWTTP from the coding sequence GTGACCGTCCGGGTCGTGCCACTGCGGGCCGGGTCGTGCCTGAACCTCGCGGCGATCACCGAGAGGGGCGCGCCGTGGCGGGTGCAGGCGTACCCGGCGGGCTTCACGCTGATCCTGCACCCCACGCGCGGCCCGGTGCTGTTCGACACCGGCTACGGCGCGGACGTCGTGGCCGCGATGCGCCGCTGGCCGGGCCTGATCTACGGCCTGATCACGCCCGTGCAGTTCGGCCCGCACGACTCCGCCCGCGAGCAACTGCGCGTCCTGGGCTTCCCCCCGGAGGAGGTCCGGCACGTGATCGTCTCGCACCTGCACGCCGATCACGTGGGCGGCCTGCGGGACTTCCCGCAGGCGACCTTCCACCTCGACCGCCGCGCCTGGGAGCCACTGCGCAGGCTGCGGGGCGTGCGGGCGGTGCGCCGGGCGTACCTGCCGGAACTCCTCCCGGACGACTTCGAGGACCGCTGCGCGTGGCTGGACTTCAAGCCGGGCGGGGACGCCCTGCACCCCTTTCCGCAGGTCGCGGACGTGTTCGGGGACGGCCTGCTGCGCGCCGTGCCGCTTCCCGGACACGCGCCGGGCATGGTGGGCATCCTGGCGCAGGAGGACGCGGGCCTGACCGTCCTGGCCGCCGACGCCGCCTGGAGTGTCCGCGCGGGCCGCGAGGAGCGCCCCGTGCACCCGCTGGCCCGCGTGGCGTTCCACGACCCCGCCCTGGAGGCCACGAGCGGCGCGGCCCTGCGCGCCTTCCTGCAGGCCAATCCCGCCGCGAGGCTGCACGTCAGCCACGACGCGCCCGAGGGCTGGACGACGCCGTGA